In Brassica rapa cultivar Chiifu-401-42 chromosome A06, CAAS_Brap_v3.01, whole genome shotgun sequence, a single window of DNA contains:
- the LOC103873318 gene encoding mitogen-activated protein kinase kinase kinase 18: MKRSMSDSKESSRYGRCDDDDNSCDSDCPHKKPKTEDDAVSSTKKSPFRERDFWVLTSFLGKGSYGSVHLAVRTTEGEEESLPKEMAIKTTEFSQASRLKNEAEFLNRLEDNPYIVSYYGNVTTHDKKTKKMVYNTILEYCHGQCLAKHIKLHKGIGLAEDNVKMFAMSILIGLKHIHEKKIIHCDIKPKNILLAAEKTGEHHGFVAKISGFGKAMEKGSSEYGDGWGHVRGTTRFMSPELIGDKVLDYGADVWAFGCTVLEMLTGERVWAEHGALCCWEEWITLIGESDLVPYVPDSLSEEAKDFLSKCFKKDPSRRWTVDSLMNHPFVRWNNEYPEEEEEKEEIFEEEEEEEEEENEIFEEEEEEEEEEEEEEIFEEEEEEENEIFEEEAIEIDEEYPEEESEEEDQK, from the coding sequence atgaagagatCTATGTCTGATTCTAAAGAAAGCAGTCGATATGGTCGATGTGACGACGACGACAACAGCTGCGACTCCGACTGTCCTCACAAGAAGCCTAAAACAGAGGACGATGCTGTTTCCTCGACCAAGAAGAGCCCTTTTAGAGAAAGAGACTTCTGGGTGTTGACTAGTTTTCTTGGAAAAGGCTCATATGGCTCTGTTCACTTAGCCGTGAGAACGACCGAGGGAGAAGAAGAATCACTTCCTAAAGAGATGGCAATCAAAACGACCGAGTTCTCACAGGCTTCACGGCTCAAGAACGAGGCTGAGTTCTTAAACCGTCTCGAAGATAACCCATACATCGTCTCCTACTATGGCAACGTGACCACACATGACAAGAAAACCAAGAAGATGGTGTACAACACCATTCTCGAGTACTGTCACGGTCAATGCCTCGCGAAACACATCAAACTCCACAAAGGAATAGGGTTGGCGGAAGACAATGTGAAGATGTTCGCTATGAGTATCCTGATTGGTCTGAAGCATATCCATGAAAAGAAGATAATCCACTGCGACATCAAACCGAAGAACATTTTACTCGCCGCTGAGAAGACAGGGGAGCATCACGGGTTTGTGGCTAAGATCTCTGGTTTTGGGAAAGCCATGGAGAAAGGGTCGAGTGAGTACGGTGATGGATGGGGTCACGTGAGAGGCACAACACGGTTTATGTCCCCCGAGCTTATAGGGGACAAAGTTCTGGACTATGGTGCGGATGTTTGGGCCTTTGGGTGCACGGTTCTTGAGATGTTGACAGGGGAACGTGTTTGGGCAGAGCATGGTGCGTTGTGTTGTTGGGAAGAATGGATTACTCTCATTGGTGAAAGCGATTTGGTTCCATATGTTCCTGATTCTTTGTCTGAAGAAGCAAAGGACTTTCTGTCAAAGTGTTTTAAGAAAGATCCTTCCCGAAGGTGGACTGTTGACAGCTTGATGAACCATCCTTTTGTTAGGTGGAATAACGAATACCctgaagaggaggaggaaaaagaagaaatatttgaagaagaagaggaagaggaagaggaagaaaacgaaatatttgaagaagaagaagaagaggaagaggaagaggaagaagaagaaatatttgaagaagaagaggaagaagaaaacgaaATATTTGAAGAAGAAGCGATTGAAATAGATGAAGAATACCCTGAAGAGGAGtcggaagaagaagatcaaaaaTAG